The Ananas comosus cultivar F153 linkage group 2, ASM154086v1, whole genome shotgun sequence genome contains a region encoding:
- the LOC109725600 gene encoding enhancer of mRNA-decapping protein 4-like isoform X3 → MASPSGNPNQSSPFELGKLFKPPPNPNPNPSAPPPFPPPSSYAAAPPPYQAAPPPLGPYSYPPATPPLHHHPFLHYPKEPLHRPTISYPAPPPHLTSPTPSPTPNPSPPAGPNAGARLMQLLGNAAPTHLESVVSMPLPSSILQDFPPPPSPAASSPILQAIPSAPPAVMAGVAQPPPARMPSSKMPRGRHLGAGDRAVYDVDSRLQGESQPPQLEVTPITKYTSDPGLVLGRQIAVNRSYIVYGLKLGNIRVLNINTALRSLLRGHTQRVTDMAFFAEDVHLLASASVDGRVFVWKIDEGPDEENKPQITGKIVIAIQIVGDAESFHPRICWHSHKQEILFVGIGKLVLKIDVTKVGRGKEFTAEEPLKSPMEKPIDGVQLIGKHDGDVTDLSISQWMTTRLASASKDGTVKIWDERKGVPLAILKPHDGQAVNSVAFLTSPHRPDHINLITAGPLNREVRIWASESEEGWLLPSDSELWQCNQTLDLRSSSEPRLEEAFFNQVVVLPRASLIILANAKKNAIYAVHIEYGPFPAATRMDYIADFTVTMPILSLTGTNEYLPDGEQVVQVYCVQTMAIQQYALDLAQCLPPPNDGNTTLGRDSSVSRSFDALTLETAEASRGSTSSIAESAIATSDPASSASAEVISSRDFSVSNLEVKPSAPPLLYSEADASRVPTLPIPLDIDLAGIPALKSPSKGSEHAPDTPANNNMAREEPRGGQTDISSVQDPHLMFKPGGNPTHLITPSEIMAGVLSSSENTQVNQAIKSNELKIKDRAASDSYESVEMDVKVVDESRLNQNLEFTRKDSQGALEENKEKIAKNSETSTEVVDRDSALKEISGLEDLHSRDEKTTAEFLEQPPGTSKEEVQDSTKDVPEKFEESAVATVAQSASAAKGKKQKAKQPQASIPSSPVVSPFNSTDSSNEPGSSESVPPTDAVLPQISSMHDMLNQVIALQKDLQKQMSVMVVVPVTKEGKRVEAALGRTMEKSIKANVDAMWARFQEENAKFEKAERDRTQQITNLITSCMNKDLPTLFERALKKEISALAPAVARAMTPVVEKTISSAIADAFQRGVGDKAVNQLEKSVNSKLEATVARQIQAQFQTSGKQALQDSLRSCLESSLIPAFEQSCRVMFEQVDATFQKGMSEHTAAAQQQLEAAHTPLAITLRDAVNSASSITQSLTTELVDGQRKLLALLAAANPKAVNPNAQANNGPMAGLPDLVEAPLDPTKELNRLISERKYEEAFTMALQRSDVSIVSWLCSQVDLHGICSTVPLPLNQGVLLALLQQLACDISNETSRKVAWMTDVAVAINPTDPMISVHVRPIFEQVYNILAHQRSLPSTTASEATNIRLIMHVINSVLMSCK, encoded by the exons ATGGCGTCCCCCTCCGGAAACCCTAACCAATCCAGCCCCTTCGAGCTCGGGAAGCTGTTCAAGCCCCctcccaaccctaaccctaaccctagcgcACCCCCTCCCTTCCCGCCTCCGTCCTCCTacgccgccgctccgccgccgtaccaggcggcgccgccgcccctcGGGCCCTACTCGTACCCTCCCGCCACGCCGCCGCTCCACCACCACCCCTTCCTCCACTACCCCAAGGAGCCCCTCCACCGCCCCACCATCTCCTACCCCGCGCCCCCTCCCCACCTTACGAGCCCGACCCCGAGCCCGACCCCGAACCCTAGCCCCCCCGCGGGGCCGAACGCCGGCGCCCGCCTCATGCAGCTCCTCGGGAACGCCGCCCCGACCCACCTCGAATCGGTGGTCTCGATGCCCCTCCCCTCATCCATCCTGCAGGActtcccgccgccgccgtcgcctgcggCGAGCTCGCCGATCTTGCAGGCGATCCCGTCGGCGCCGCCGGCCGTCATGGCGGGGGTCGCGCAGCCGCCGCCGGCGAGGATGCCAAGCAGCAAGATGCCGAGGGGGCGGCACCTCGGCGCCGGCGATCGGGCCGTGTACGACGTGGACTCGAGGCTGCAAGGGGAGTCGCAGCCGCCTCAGCTCGAGGTGACGCCGATCACCAAGTACACCTCGGATCCGGGGCTCGTCCTGGGCCGTCAGATCGCGGTGAACAGGTCGTACATTGTTTACGGTCTCAAACTCGGCAATATCAGGGTGCTCAACATCAACACGGCGTTGAGGTCTCTTCTTCGGGGGCACACTCAG aggGTTACGGACATGGCTTTCTTTGCTGAAGATGTTCACCTTTTAGCAAG TGCCAGTGTAGATGGGAGGGTTTTTGTGTGGAAGATTGATGAGGGACCTGATGAGGAAAATAAGCCACAAATAACAGGAAAAATTGTTATTGCGATACAGATTGTCGGAGATGCAGAATCGTTTCATCCAAGAATATGTTGGCACTCTCACAAACAA GAGATTTTATTTGTTGGAATTGGCAAACTTGTCCTAAAGATTGATGTAACGAAAGTAGGACGTGGAAAAGAGTTTACTGCAGAGGAACCTCTTAAAAGCCCAATGGAGAAGCCGATCGATGGAGTGCAGCTTATTGGTAAACATGATGGGGATGTGACTGATTTATCGATATCCCAGTGGATGACAACTCGATTAGCTTCAGCATCAAAAGATGGCACG GTAAAGATTTGGGATGAGCGCAAGGGAGTGCCTCTTGCTATTTTGAAGCCACATGATGGGCAAGCTGTTAACTCTGTTGCATTCTTGACATCACCTCATCGTCCCGATCACATCAATCTTATAACAGCT GGTCCGCTAAACCGAGAAGTTAGAATTTGGGCTTCTGAGAGTGAAGAAGGTTGGCTATTGCCAAGTGATTCTGAATTGTGGCAGTGTAATCAAACCTTGGATTTGAGAAGTTCTTCAGAACCTCGGCTTGAGGAGGCCTTCTTTAACCAAGTTGTGGTTTTGCCTCGAGCAAGCCTCATTATACTTGCAAATGCAAAAAAGAATGCAATATATGCAGTCCATATTGAATATGGCCCATTTCCAGCTGCTACACGCATGGATTACATAGCAGATTTCACCGTTACAATGCCAATTTTGAGTCTCACGGGAACCAATGAATACCTTCCTGATGGAGAACAGGTCGTTCAAGTCTATTGTGTTCAGACAATGGCTATTCAGCAGTATGCCCTGGATTTGGCACAATGTCTACCTCCACCAAATGATGGTAATACTACACTGGGAAGAGATTCTTCTGTCTCTCGTTCTTTTGACGCCCTTACTTTGGAAACAGCTGAAGCTTCCCGTGGAAGTACTTCTAGCATCGCTGAGAGTGCAATTGCGACTTCAGACCCTGCATCCTCGGCTTCTGCAGAAGTTATTAGTAGTCGTGATTTCTCTGTATCTAATCTTGAAGTCAAACCATCAGCACCTCCACTTCTTTATTCAGAGGCTGATGCCTCACGTGTTCCAACATTGCCCATTCCTTTGGATATAGATCTTGCAGGAATTCCTGCTTTAAAAAGCCCTTCAAAAGGTTCTGAACATGCACCTGATACTCCTGCAAATAATAACATGGCAAGGGAGGAACCTAGAGGGGGTCAAACTGATATATCATCAGTTCAGGATCCTCATTTAATGTTTAAACCAGGTGGCAATCCAACCCATCTTATAACTCCATCTGAAATTATGGCAGGTGTCTTATCTTCCTCTGAGAATACTCAGGTCAATCAAGCAATAAAAAGCAATGAATTGAAAATTAAAGATAGGGCCGCTAGTGATAGCTATGAGAGTGTAGAGATGGACGTAAAGGTTGTGGATGAGAGTAGATTAAACCAAAATTTGGAATTCACTAGAAAAGATTCTCAAGGTGCTCTCGAggagaacaaagaaaaaatcgCCAAAAATTCAGAAACCAGTACTGAGGTAGTTGATCGAGATTCTGCACTAAAAGAGATTTCTGGTTTGGAAGATTTGCATTCTAGAGATGAAAAGACAACTGCAGAGTTCTTGGAGCAGCCACCTGGTACTAGTAAGGAAGAGGTGCAAGACAGCACGAAAGATGTCCCCGAGAAATTTGAAGAGTCGGCTGTTGCTACTGTAGCACAATCTGCTTCAGCTGCAAAAGGGAAGAAGCAGAAAGCGAAGCAACCTCAAGCATCCATTCCATCGTCCCCTGTTGTAAGCCCTTTTAACTCTACGGACTCATCAAATGAACCAGGAAGCAGCGAGAGTGTACCTCCAACTGATGCTGTTTTGCCTCAAATCTCATCCATGCATGACATGTTGAACCAG GTTATTGCATTGCAAAAGGATCTGCAGAAACAGATGAGTGTAATGGTTGTTGTTCCTGTTACCAAGGAAGGCAAAAGAGTGGAAGCAGCCCTAGGGAGGACAATGGAGAAATCTATCAAGGCTAATGTCGACGCTATGTGGGCCCGCTTCCAAGAGGAAAATGCGAAATTTGAGAAGGCTGAGAGGGATCGAACCCAACAGATTACTAATTTGATCACAAGCTGTATGAACAAGGATCTACCTACCTTATTCGAAAGGGCACTAAAGAAGGAAATATCAGCTCTGGCTCCTGCTGTAGCTCGCGCAATGACACCGGTTGTCGAGAAGACCATATCTTCAGCTATAGCGGATGCCTTTCAG AGAGGGGTTGGGGATAAGGCAGTGAATCAGCTGGAGAAGTCGGTTAATTCGAAACTGGAAGCTACGGTGGCTAGGCAAATCCAAGCACAGTTCCAAACTTCCGGCAAACAAGCTCTTCAG GATTCATTGCGATCTTGTTTGGAATCATCACTTATCCCTGCATTCGAGCAATCTTGTAGAGTAATGTTTGAGCAAGTTGATGCCACATTCCAGAAAGGCATGTCTGAACACACTGCCGCTGCTCAGCAGCAACTGGAGGCGGCACATACTCCACTGGCTATTACTCTGAGG GATGCAGTCAACTCTGCATCATCGATCACCCAGAGTCTCACCACTGAATTAGTTGATGGCCAGCGCAAGTTGTTGGCTCTTCTTGCGGCGGCAAACCCTAAAGCAGTCAATCCAAATGCCCAGGCAAACAATGGCCCTATGGCTGGTCTTCCTGATTTG GTTGAGGCACCATTGGATCCCACAAAGGAACTGAATAGACTGATATCTGAAAGGAAGTACGAGGAAGCTTTCACGATGGCTCTTCAAAGAAGCGATGTCTCCATTGTCTCTTGGCTTTGCTCTCAG GTTGATTTGCATGGGATATGCTCCACCGTGCCGCTTCCGCTTAACCAAGGAGTGCTCCTCGCTCTTCTACAGCAGTTAGCATGCGACATCAGCAACGAGACGTCACGTAAGGTCGCGTGGATGACGGACGTGGCCGTTGCGATCAATCCCACCGACCCAATGATCTCGGTTCACGTGCGGCCGATATTCGAGCAAGTCTACAACATTTTGGCCCACCAAAGATCACTACCGTCCACGACAGCTTCTGAAGCTACCAATATCCGGCTTATAATGCACGTCATCAACTCGGTGCTAATGAGCTGTAAATGA